Proteins found in one Subtercola endophyticus genomic segment:
- a CDS encoding LpqB family beta-propeller domain-containing protein, with protein MTAGTQKRARRVTFALAGVVTALLAVTGCTGIPDSGAVHSQAVSSTPNDSDVILLPPDPVSGANQSQILNGFLQAAASPQNDYGVARKYLTDDFSKTWDPNAGVLIDAGQPAETTLSDTSISISVTPLAEVDATGQYQESASSAAVTLPFTFSQENGQWRISAANPGIILEQLRFSQVFGSHPLYFYDPTYTYLVPDVRWFAKDESTSTRVVKALLAGPAPWLGQGAVVTAFPDGTETTAVVVDSGRANVPVSSQVLSQSAQALQRMQYQLDESLSTVASVASVVMTVNQNPVTVLAGPAPSVDPRVNPQALVDMANVFGYLSGNAATPIPAVSDKIQALAPLSVVSSAKVFAVATAAGVFAVQPGSNAPVLVDNRPGLVPPSVDPAGFVWSVPAGNPGAVQAYGSDGTAHAVVAGWDGATSITSLDISRDGTRALALTTSDGQPKLVVAAVIRDKDGVPERLGNPVTLASGGGTPVDATWVDESNVASLTVSASGDDRIVLQQIGGISSNLGVPVNATTIAGGNDLSGLWLLTSAGDLQQQRGSGWQTNTTGVGMLATQT; from the coding sequence ATGACGGCCGGCACGCAGAAGCGCGCGCGCCGGGTGACGTTCGCGCTGGCCGGGGTGGTCACGGCTCTGCTTGCGGTCACCGGATGCACGGGCATCCCCGATTCGGGAGCGGTGCACTCGCAGGCGGTCAGCTCGACCCCGAACGACAGCGACGTGATTCTGCTGCCACCCGACCCGGTGTCGGGTGCGAACCAGTCGCAGATTCTGAACGGCTTTCTGCAGGCCGCGGCCAGCCCGCAGAACGACTACGGGGTGGCGCGCAAGTACCTCACCGACGACTTCTCGAAAACGTGGGATCCGAATGCCGGGGTGCTGATCGATGCCGGTCAGCCGGCCGAGACGACGCTCTCTGACACCTCGATAAGCATCAGCGTGACGCCGCTGGCCGAGGTCGACGCCACCGGCCAGTATCAAGAGAGCGCGTCATCGGCGGCCGTCACGCTTCCGTTCACTTTCTCGCAAGAGAACGGCCAATGGCGCATCAGCGCCGCGAACCCCGGCATCATTCTCGAACAGCTGCGCTTCAGTCAGGTGTTCGGGTCGCATCCGCTGTATTTCTACGACCCGACCTACACCTACCTCGTGCCCGACGTACGCTGGTTCGCGAAAGACGAGTCGACGAGTACCCGGGTCGTGAAGGCGTTGCTTGCGGGGCCGGCGCCGTGGCTCGGGCAGGGTGCTGTCGTGACGGCTTTTCCCGACGGCACCGAGACCACAGCCGTGGTCGTCGACTCCGGCAGAGCGAACGTGCCGGTGTCGAGCCAGGTGCTTTCGCAGTCGGCGCAGGCTCTGCAGCGCATGCAGTACCAGCTCGACGAGTCGCTCTCCACCGTGGCGTCGGTTGCGAGCGTGGTCATGACGGTGAACCAGAATCCGGTGACGGTGCTCGCCGGCCCCGCGCCCTCGGTCGATCCACGGGTGAACCCGCAGGCGCTTGTCGATATGGCGAACGTCTTCGGGTACTTGTCGGGTAATGCAGCGACACCGATTCCAGCGGTCAGCGACAAGATCCAGGCGCTGGCCCCGCTCTCGGTAGTGTCGTCGGCGAAGGTGTTCGCGGTGGCCACCGCAGCCGGGGTGTTCGCCGTGCAGCCCGGATCCAATGCCCCGGTGCTCGTCGACAACCGCCCTGGCCTCGTTCCGCCGTCGGTGGATCCGGCGGGATTCGTCTGGTCGGTACCCGCCGGCAACCCCGGTGCCGTTCAGGCCTACGGCAGCGATGGCACCGCGCACGCCGTGGTGGCCGGGTGGGATGGAGCGACCTCGATCACGTCGCTCGACATCTCACGCGACGGAACCAGGGCGCTCGCGCTCACGACCTCGGACGGCCAGCCCAAGCTCGTCGTCGCCGCCGTCATCCGTGACAAAGACGGTGTGCCCGAGCGGCTCGGCAACCCGGTGACCCTCGCCAGCGGCGGCGGAACCCCGGTCGATGCGACCTGGGTCGACGAATCGAACGTGGCCTCGCTCACGGTGTCGGCCAGCGGCGACGACCGTATCGTTCTGCAGCAGATCGGCGGAATCAGCAGCAATCTCGGTGTTCCGGTCAACGCAACGACGATCGCGGGCGGAAACGATCTCAGCGGGCTCTGGCTGCTGACCTCGGCCGGCGACCTGCAGCAGCAGCGCGGCAGTGGGTGGCAGACGAATACGACGGGCGTCGGCATGTTGGCGACGCAGACGTAG
- the mtrB gene encoding MtrAB system histidine kinase MtrB encodes MPSPSVAQSSGAATGRGRPPSAASGRSHIGPFLAREWRAWPGQIAGWWRQSLQFRTIVITIALTTVALLGAGIYTSVSIGNDLFHSRLNQVLLDANQAAKNAQTIFDASDSSTDSSVSTLLNSAQTKITSSSSSRLIAIYASPGQDPTATSFLPFASPALTTGTIISPELRTEVSSAIGTQTQYWQSVSLPNGSGGFDPGIIVGSPLTIPSAGQYQLYLGYNLADSAQTLSFVQQTLWIAGLLLTLLIGLVAWVIVRLVIEPIRVAAEVSEKLAEGELEVRIPEKGDDIIATLARSFNGMADSMQGQITQLAELSQLQQRFVSDVSHELRTPLTTIRLAGDVLYDKRDSFEPAIGRTAELLHTQTVRFELLLGDLLEISRFDAGSADLNIEPSSLVRLAVDAIDQMRPLAEAAGSEIRIYAPGGHIEVEIDARRIRRIVTNLLGNAIEHGEGRPILVSVDSNVSAIAISVRDHGIGMSAEDAERVFERFWRADPSRKRTIGGTGLGLAISLEDAALHGGQLEVWSESGVGSCFRLTLPRVHGRPLGTSPLPLPPEDPPEDADPDRTDDTGAHLFTRSYDPTHTFDEPVGLPAELRTASPSDSRAANSVEGSA; translated from the coding sequence GCCTGGCCCGGCCAGATCGCCGGGTGGTGGCGTCAATCGCTGCAGTTCCGCACCATCGTCATCACCATCGCCCTGACCACGGTCGCTCTGCTCGGCGCCGGAATCTATACGTCGGTGAGCATCGGCAACGACCTGTTCCACTCCCGGCTGAACCAGGTGCTGCTCGACGCCAATCAGGCGGCGAAGAATGCCCAGACCATCTTCGACGCCTCCGACTCGAGCACCGACTCGTCGGTCAGCACGCTGCTGAACTCGGCCCAGACCAAGATCACCTCGTCATCGTCGTCGAGGCTCATCGCCATCTACGCCTCACCCGGGCAAGACCCCACCGCGACGTCGTTTCTGCCGTTCGCGAGCCCCGCGCTGACGACCGGCACCATCATCTCGCCCGAACTGCGCACCGAGGTTTCGAGCGCCATCGGTACGCAGACGCAGTATTGGCAGTCGGTGTCGTTGCCGAACGGATCCGGCGGATTCGACCCCGGCATCATCGTCGGTTCGCCACTCACCATTCCCAGCGCAGGTCAATACCAGCTCTACCTCGGCTACAACCTCGCCGACTCGGCGCAGACCCTCAGCTTCGTGCAACAGACGCTGTGGATCGCCGGACTGTTGCTCACGCTGCTCATCGGTCTCGTGGCGTGGGTCATCGTGCGGCTGGTGATCGAGCCGATCAGGGTGGCGGCCGAGGTGAGCGAGAAGCTGGCCGAGGGTGAACTCGAGGTGCGCATCCCCGAGAAGGGCGACGACATCATCGCCACCCTGGCGCGGTCGTTCAACGGCATGGCCGACAGCATGCAGGGCCAGATCACTCAGCTCGCCGAACTCTCGCAACTGCAACAGCGCTTCGTCTCCGATGTGTCGCACGAGCTTCGAACACCGCTCACGACCATCCGGCTGGCCGGCGACGTGCTCTACGACAAGCGCGACAGCTTCGAGCCCGCCATCGGCCGCACGGCAGAGCTGCTGCACACTCAGACGGTGCGATTCGAGCTGCTGCTGGGCGACCTGCTCGAGATCAGCCGCTTCGACGCCGGCTCTGCCGACCTCAACATCGAGCCATCCAGCCTGGTGCGGCTCGCGGTCGATGCGATCGACCAGATGCGGCCGCTCGCCGAGGCCGCGGGTTCGGAGATACGCATCTACGCCCCCGGCGGTCATATCGAGGTCGAGATCGACGCGCGGCGCATCCGGCGCATTGTCACGAACCTGCTCGGCAACGCCATCGAGCACGGTGAGGGTCGCCCGATTCTCGTCTCGGTCGACAGCAACGTCTCTGCGATCGCAATCTCGGTGCGCGATCACGGCATCGGCATGAGCGCCGAAGACGCCGAGCGGGTATTCGAGCGCTTCTGGCGCGCCGATCCCTCGCGTAAGCGCACCATCGGCGGAACCGGTCTGGGCCTCGCCATCTCGCTCGAGGATGCGGCCCTGCACGGCGGCCAGCTCGAGGTGTGGTCAGAGAGCGGCGTCGGCAGCTGCTTCCGGCTCACCCTGCCGCGGGTGCACGGTCGCCCCCTCGGCACCTCGCCGCTTCCGTTGCCGCCCGAAGATCCGCCAGAAGACGCCGATCCCGATCGCACCGACGACACGGGCGCCCACCTCTTCACCCGTTCGTACGACCCGACGCACACCTTCGACGAGCCGGTCGGCCTTCCCGCCGAGCTGCGCACGGCTAGCCCGTCCGACTCGCGAGCGGCGAACTCTGTCGAGGGCAGCGCATGA
- a CDS encoding ComF family protein, with translation MAEAGFPIWAGLPYSETVARALSLLKEHGRTDLAPTLGLVLAAAVTDARRACLARLPPGTELVLAVAPSSRAAYRTRGYNPVDVLVRRARLELPIIRPLRVARRVRDQAGLGVAARQQNLAGSLAVRTRFPEGSLQGATVLLVDDVVTTGATLLECRRALESAGAHVVGAATVAFAERRHGRSAVLRSTEFVTE, from the coding sequence ATGGCTGAGGCGGGCTTTCCGATCTGGGCCGGGTTGCCGTACAGCGAAACGGTGGCCCGTGCCCTCTCTCTGCTCAAAGAGCACGGTCGAACCGACCTCGCTCCGACCCTGGGGCTCGTGCTCGCTGCAGCGGTAACGGATGCTCGGCGAGCGTGCCTCGCGCGGCTCCCGCCCGGTACCGAACTCGTGCTCGCGGTGGCGCCGTCGTCACGCGCGGCGTACCGAACACGCGGCTACAACCCCGTGGACGTGCTGGTTCGCCGTGCGCGACTCGAGCTGCCGATCATCCGTCCGCTGCGTGTCGCCCGGCGCGTGCGAGACCAGGCGGGCCTCGGAGTCGCAGCCCGTCAGCAGAATCTCGCGGGCTCTCTGGCCGTTCGCACCAGATTCCCAGAAGGTTCTCTGCAGGGTGCCACGGTGTTGCTCGTCGACGATGTCGTCACGACTGGGGCGACCCTTCTGGAGTGTCGTCGTGCCCTCGAATCCGCAGGAGCACACGTGGTCGGCGCCGCCACGGTGGCCTTCGCCGAGCGTCGGCACGGTCGCTCTGCGGTGCTGCGTTCGACCGAATTCGTGACGGAATGA